A window of Diospyros lotus cultivar Yz01 chromosome 14, ASM1463336v1, whole genome shotgun sequence contains these coding sequences:
- the LOC127790196 gene encoding CBL-interacting serine/threonine-protein kinase 14-like: MPEIIDETGSVLPAAERRGQDGDKTKLFGNYELGKLIGCGAFAKVYHARNVRTGQSVAIKAVSKTKVLKGGFTAHVKREIAIMSRLSHPHIVRLFEVLASKSKIYFVLEFAKGGELFAKISKGRFSEDLSRRYFQQLIAAVGFCHSRGVFHRDLKPENLILDENWNLKVTDFGLSAVKDQIRPDGLLHTLCGTPAYVAPEILEQKGYDGAKVDVWSCGVILFVLTAGYLPFSHPNLMAMYQKIYKGEFRFPKWTSPDLRRFLSRLLDTNPETRITVDEITNDPWFRKGYKEIKFHSEDFGLKDHDENQPFLNAFDIISFSNGLDLSGLLNHWAGLAVGERFISAEPPERVAGKIEEVAKAEGLTVMKKKDWGVKVEEENGRFVVAVEINRLTEELVVVEVKRRDPESEAGPSRDFWKDKLRPHLVPLIYQPERQVTGA; the protein is encoded by the coding sequence ATGCCAGAGATCATTGATGAGACCGGAAGTGTGTTACCGGCGGCGGAGCGGCGGGGCCAGGACGGCGACAAAACGAAGCTTTTCGGGAACTACGAGCTTGGCAAGCTGATTGGTTGCGGAGCCTTCGCCAAGGTGTACCATGCCAGGAACGTGAGGACGGGGCAGAGCGTGGCGATCAAGGCGGTGAGCAAGACCAAAGTCCTCAAAGGAGGCTTCACGGCGCACGTCAAGCGGGAGATCGCTATCATGAGCAGGTTGAGCCACCCTCACATCGTCCGTCTCTTTGAGGTCCTTGCCTCCAAGTCCAAGATCTACTTCGTTTTGGAGTTCGCCAAGGGAGGCGAGCTCTTCGCCAAGATCTCCAAGGGACGCTTCAGCGAAGATCTCAGCCGCCGCTACTTCCAGCAGCTGATCGCCGCCGTCGGATTTTGCCACTCCCGGGGTGTTTTCCACCGTGATCTCAAGCCGGAAAACCTGATCCTCGACGAGAATTGGAATTTGAAGGTCACCGACTTCGGGCTCAGTGCCGTGAAGGACCAGATCCGGCCCGACGGACTGCTCCACACGCTCTGTGGCACACCTGCCTACGTGGCCCCCGAAATCCTCGAGCAGAAAGGCTATGATGGCGCGAAGGTGGATGTCTGGTCATGTGGCGTCATACTCTTCGTGCTTACCGCCGGTTACCTACCGTTCAGCCACCCCAATCTCATGGCGATGTACCAGAAGATCTACAAAGGTGAATTCCGATTCCCTAAATGGACGTCTCCTGATCTCAGGCGGTTCTTGTCTCGCCTCCTCGACACGAATCCGGAGACTCGCATCACCGTCGATGAGATCACGAACGATCCGTGGTTCAGAAAAGGCtacaaagaaatcaaattccACTCCGAGGATTTTGGGCTGAAAGACCACGACGAGAACCAACCGTTCCTGAACGCTTTTGACATAATTTCATTCTCCAACGGTTTGGATCTCTCCGGGTTGCTGAATCACTGGGCAGGCTTGGCCGTGGGCGAGCGGTTCATATCGGCCGAGCCGCCGGAGAGAGTAGCCGGGAAGATCGAGGAGGTGGCAAAGGCGGAGGGTTTGAcagtgatgaagaagaaggattgGGGAGTAAAGGTGGAAGAAGAGAATGGCCGTTTCGTTGTGGCCGTGGAGATTAACCGGTTAACGGAGGAGCTGGTGGTGGTAGAGGTGAAGAGAAGGGATCCGGAGAGTGAGGCTGGACCCAGCCGAGATTTCTGGAAGGATAAACTCCGACCGCACCTCGTCCCTCTCATTTACCAACCGGAACGGCAAGTTACCGGTGCCTAA
- the LOC127790195 gene encoding CBL-interacting protein kinase 2-like, translating to MDDKGSVLMRKYELGSLLGRGTFAKVHHAWDLKTGLNVAIKIIDKEKVLKVGMMDQIKREISVTRLVRHPNVVQIYEVMASRTKIYFVMEYVKGGELFDKVAKGKLEEDAARKIFQQLIGAVDFCHSRGVYHRDLKPENLLLDKDGNLKVSDFGLTALAESKRRDGLLHTACGTPAYASPEVISRIGYDGTKADIWSCGVILYVLLAGYLPFRDSNLMEMYRKICQADFKFPKCFSPEARRLLVKILDPDPSTRISIPGILKSSWFQKGFIECNPKITDDMEADRLNADGLFGANCEDNKTAAEVKEELEKPSNFNAFDIISLSSGFDLTGLFEDNGQKRQVRFSSRQTAKIIVSKIGDMARRVGLRVRKKDGGLLKLEGGEGGRKGALSIEAEIFELTPTLHLVEVKKSSGDTLEYLKLMKQDIRPALKDIIWTWEGDQLPPQQHQQQDQFRRV from the coding sequence ATGGACGATAAAGGGAGTGTATTGATGCGCAAGTATGAGCTAGGGAGTTTACTGGGACGAGGAACCTTCGCCAAGGTCCACCATGCATGGGACCTTAAAACTGGCCTGAATGTGGCAATTAAGATAATTGACAAAGAGAAAGTTCTGAAGGTTGGGATGATGGATCAGATCAAGCGGGAGATTTCAGTGACAAGGCTGGTCAGACACCCTAATGTTGTGCAGATTTATGAAGTTATGGCCAGCAGAACCAAAATTTACTTTGTCATGGAATATGTTAAAGGTGGTGAACTTTTCGACAAGGTAGCAAAAGGGAAGCTTGAAGAGGATGCTGCGAGGAAGATTTTCCAACAGCTGATCGGTGCTGTTGATTTTTGTCACAGCAGAGGTGTTTATCACCGGGATCTGAAGCCGGAGAACCTACTATTGGACAAGGATGGGAACCTAAAGGTTTCGGACTTTGGATTGACTGCCCTTGCTGAATCTAAGCGTCGAGATGGGTTGCTCCACACAGCTTGTGGAACACCTGCCTACGCTTCTCCTGAAGTGATCAGCAGAATAGGATATGATGGAACTAAAGCTGACATCTGGTCCTGCGGAGTCATCTTATATGTTCTACTAGCTGGCTATCTCCCATTCCGTGACTCAAATTTGATGGAGATGTATAGGAAGATTTGCCAAGCCGACTTCAAATTCCCCAAGTGCTTCTCCCCGGAAGCACGCAGACTGCTGGTGAAGATACTGGACCCGGACCCAAGTACGCGAATATCCATTCCCGGGATCCTGAAAAGTTCTTGGTTCCAAAAGGGCTTCATTGAATGCAATCCCAAGATAACTGACGACATGGAAGCAGACAGACTCAATGCGGATGGCTTATTTGGTGCAAATTGCGAGGATAACAAAACTGCAGCAGAGGTAAAGGAAGAATTGGAAAAGCCTAGCAACTTCAATGCTTTCGATATCATATCACTCTCATCTGGGTTTGACTTGACTGGTTTGTTTGAGGATAACGGGCAGAAGAGGCAGGTGCGTTTTTCATCCAGGCAGACCGCGAAGATTATCGTTTCCAAGATTGGGGACATGGCAAGGCGTGTGGGGCTGAGAGTAAGGAAGAAAGACGGGGGGTTGTTGAAACTGGAAGGAGGAGAGGGGGGCAGGAAAGGGGCCCTGTCTATTGAGGCTGAAATATTTGAGCTCACTCCCACACTTCATCTGGTTGAGGTGAAAAAATCTAGCGGAGATACTTTGGAGTATCTCAAGTTAATGAAGCAGGACATAAGGCCAGCGCTCAAAGACATCATCTGGACTTGGGAGGGCGATCAGCTGCCGCCCCAGCAGCATCAACAGCAAGACCAATTCCGGAGAGTCTAG